A genomic stretch from Candidatus Cloacimonadota bacterium includes:
- a CDS encoding MBL fold metallo-hydrolase, with protein MFQTSVLVSGSKGNAILVRTGEAALLLDSGVAARNILAALDSLGVGHNELQGVIVSHEHSDHTRGVGALARKLRIPLYINEGTLDQCKSRLGDIPAGVIQFETGSSFSIRDLVIHPFSSPHDAADSCNFTFTRAGDEERKLGVATDLGFPSTLTLNKLKRCTTLVLESNHDERMLMDGPYDWALKQRIKSNIGHLSNLQAVGMVSQVMHHGLQNLVLAHLSETNNDPQLALETMRNYLETVRSDIRLLVAGQNGHPPLLDI; from the coding sequence ATGTTTCAAACCTCGGTATTGGTGAGCGGTTCTAAGGGCAACGCCATCCTTGTGCGCACAGGCGAAGCGGCGTTGTTGCTGGATTCCGGCGTTGCCGCCAGGAACATCCTTGCGGCTCTTGATTCTCTGGGCGTTGGACACAACGAGCTTCAGGGCGTGATTGTGAGCCATGAGCATTCTGACCATACCCGTGGAGTGGGGGCTCTAGCCCGCAAGCTGAGAATCCCGCTCTACATCAATGAAGGCACTCTGGACCAGTGCAAAAGCCGCCTCGGAGATATTCCCGCCGGGGTCATACAATTCGAAACCGGCAGCAGCTTCAGCATCCGTGATCTGGTTATCCATCCTTTCTCCTCACCCCACGACGCCGCGGACAGCTGCAACTTCACCTTTACCCGGGCTGGCGACGAGGAGCGCAAACTGGGCGTGGCCACCGATCTGGGATTTCCTTCCACGCTGACCCTGAACAAGCTGAAACGCTGCACCACCCTTGTTTTGGAGAGCAACCACGATGAGCGGATGCTGATGGACGGGCCTTATGACTGGGCTTTGAAACAGCGCATCAAAAGCAACATCGGACATCTTTCCAACCTCCAGGCCGTTGGCATGGTGAGCCAGGTGATGCATCACGGGCTCCAAAACCTTGTCCTGGCCCATCTCAGCGAGACCAACAACGATCCTCAGCTTGCCCTGGAGACCATGCGCAACTATCTGGAAACCGTTCGCAGCGACATCCGGCTGCTGGTGGCCGGGCAGAACGGACACCCCCCCCTGCTGGATATTTAA
- a CDS encoding HD domain-containing protein codes for MTDHIDISELKEYLGKEIQGFYLVAEKELRDGRNDQYLRLRLQDRSGTIAGNVWKDAKNISESFSAGDVVHVKALVNSYKEQIQLNVSQIRFADHSEYRLEDFVTRSKKDPDTLAEQFFAFVDKVENIWLHKLLQAVFGDKEIFSRFLEAPAAKSWHHNYMHGLIEHTVSVATLCDFVSVMYPVNRDLLLTGALLHDFGKIFEYNTMPAIDFTEVGRLIGHLSLSDQYICEQARMIAGFPDEILLNLRHMILAHHGEYEKASVRLPQTIEALVLHLCDNLDAQSVGVAQMLEAAPENAVWSEYDKLNNRYYHLTKI; via the coding sequence ATGACTGATCACATCGACATCTCAGAATTAAAGGAATATCTCGGCAAAGAGATCCAAGGCTTCTATCTGGTGGCTGAAAAGGAACTGCGCGACGGCAGGAACGACCAGTATCTGCGCCTGCGTTTGCAGGACCGCAGCGGCACCATCGCCGGCAACGTCTGGAAAGACGCCAAAAACATCAGCGAATCTTTCTCCGCGGGCGATGTGGTGCACGTTAAGGCATTGGTGAACAGCTACAAGGAGCAAATCCAGCTAAACGTTTCCCAAATCCGTTTTGCCGACCACTCCGAATACCGGCTCGAGGATTTCGTAACCCGCAGCAAAAAGGATCCGGACACTTTGGCGGAGCAGTTCTTCGCTTTTGTGGACAAAGTGGAGAACATCTGGCTGCACAAACTGCTGCAAGCCGTCTTTGGCGACAAGGAAATCTTCTCTCGGTTTCTGGAAGCCCCCGCGGCCAAAAGTTGGCATCACAACTATATGCATGGGCTCATCGAACACACGGTGTCCGTTGCCACCCTCTGCGATTTTGTTTCGGTGATGTATCCCGTGAACCGCGACCTTTTGCTCACGGGGGCTTTGCTGCACGACTTTGGCAAGATTTTCGAATACAACACCATGCCAGCGATAGATTTCACAGAAGTGGGACGCCTGATCGGACACCTCAGCCTCAGCGACCAGTATATCTGCGAACAAGCCAGGATGATAGCCGGTTTCCCGGATGAAATCCTGCTCAATTTGCGCCACATGATCCTGGCCCATCACGGGGAATACGAAAAAGCCTCCGTGCGCCTGCCCCAGACCATTGAAGCGCTGGTTCTGCATCTCTGCGACAATCTGGACGCCCAGAGCGTGGGTGTGGCCCAGATGCTGGAAGCTGCCCCGGAAAACGCTGTCTGGAGCGAATACGACAAGCTGAACAACCGCTATTACCACCTCACCAAGATCTGA
- a CDS encoding bifunctional riboflavin kinase/FAD synthetase translates to MKGSVLSIGNFDGLHLGHRKLLGELTALARRLKLRSVVITYDNHPSQVLDRDLHPLLLLPPQQKARMLKELGVDEVALLHFDEELSRVSAEDFLRDQIVGLFEPTALVLGYDSHFGHQRRGDYAFLQEQQTLYGYQLHYVEPLQNGDRVVSSTLIREILIQGDLVGANRLLGAPYTIYGKVVSGSALGRDLGFPTANLRLEEARQILPKNGVYLSRVRLGGESFFGLTNIGSSPTLKHSGIVAVETHILDFDRQIYGVPLKVELLRYFREEKMFTGTNALREAMLQDLAQARELVAEGKL, encoded by the coding sequence ATGAAAGGCAGCGTTTTAAGCATCGGAAATTTCGACGGACTGCATCTGGGCCACCGCAAGCTGCTGGGCGAGCTGACCGCACTGGCTCGCCGGCTCAAGCTCAGAAGCGTGGTGATCACCTATGACAACCATCCCTCCCAGGTGCTTGATCGTGACCTGCATCCCCTCTTGCTGCTGCCTCCGCAGCAGAAAGCCAGAATGCTGAAAGAACTGGGGGTGGATGAGGTGGCGCTGCTCCATTTTGATGAAGAACTTTCCCGGGTATCCGCGGAAGACTTTCTTCGCGACCAGATCGTCGGCCTTTTTGAGCCCACAGCTCTGGTGCTGGGTTATGATTCCCATTTTGGCCATCAGCGGAGGGGCGACTACGCTTTTTTACAGGAACAGCAAACCCTCTACGGCTATCAGTTGCATTACGTGGAGCCGCTTCAAAACGGCGACCGGGTGGTTAGTAGCACCCTGATCCGGGAAATACTCATCCAGGGCGATCTGGTCGGGGCAAACCGATTGCTCGGAGCCCCCTATACCATTTATGGCAAGGTGGTAAGCGGTTCCGCCCTGGGGCGCGACCTGGGCTTTCCCACAGCCAACCTGCGTTTGGAGGAAGCCCGGCAGATTCTGCCAAAGAACGGGGTCTATCTCAGCCGGGTGCGTCTGGGCGGGGAAAGTTTTTTTGGATTGACAAATATTGGCTCCAGCCCAACTTTGAAACACAGCGGAATTGTGGCGGTGGAAACCCATATTCTGGATTTTGACCGTCAGATCTACGGTGTTCCGCTTAAAGTGGAATTGCTGCGCTATTTCAGGGAGGAAAAGATGTTCACAGGAACCAACGCCTTGCGGGAGGCCATGCTTCAGGATCTGGCCCAGGCCAGGGAACTGGTCGCGGAGGGGAAGCTGTGA
- the rbfA gene encoding 30S ribosome-binding factor RbfA: MKSHRIPRLQEELKKLFNIAISQKMRDPALDWVTITDVVLSKDLRYAKIYFSHYNNPATHDSIRAQLIKTSGFLKKQIAGAQIMRTIPELTFFYDETEDRAEAVEVLLASLKQRYDDDDDAYDPDIDLEDYLDDDDIYDVDEDEELYNEFIQEEEEEEEEKDQ, encoded by the coding sequence ATGAAATCACACCGAATACCCCGTTTGCAGGAAGAGCTGAAAAAGCTTTTCAACATCGCCATCAGCCAGAAAATGCGGGACCCCGCGCTGGACTGGGTGACTATTACGGATGTGGTCTTGTCCAAAGACCTCAGGTATGCCAAGATATACTTTTCTCATTACAACAACCCCGCTACTCACGACAGCATCAGGGCACAACTGATCAAGACGTCGGGGTTCCTAAAAAAACAGATCGCAGGAGCACAGATCATGAGAACGATTCCCGAGCTGACCTTCTTCTATGACGAGACAGAGGACAGGGCCGAGGCGGTAGAAGTTTTGCTGGCCTCACTCAAGCAGAGATACGACGACGATGATGATGCTTATGACCCAGATATAGACTTGGAAGACTATCTGGACGATGATGACATTTACGACGTGGACGAAGACGAGGAACTCTACAACGAGTTCATCCAGGAAGAAGAGGAAGAGGAAGAGGAAAAGGACCAATAA
- a CDS encoding DUF448 domain-containing protein, with amino-acid sequence MPNKNSHAEHVPQRTCVVCRAKREAKELLSFFVLPQGIVFDPRRRVQRRKHYVCQGPDCLRGLDKWKRNHLKRRFKLRSEAIFASAGKN; translated from the coding sequence ATGCCGAACAAGAACAGCCACGCGGAACACGTGCCACAGCGGACCTGTGTGGTCTGCCGCGCCAAAAGGGAGGCGAAGGAACTGCTCAGTTTCTTCGTGCTGCCCCAGGGCATCGTGTTCGATCCACGGCGCCGGGTGCAGAGACGCAAACATTACGTCTGCCAGGGTCCGGATTGCCTGCGCGGGCTGGACAAATGGAAACGGAACCATCTGAAACGCAGATTCAAACTGCGTTCGGAAGCCATATTCGCTTCCGCGGGGAAAAACTGA
- the truB gene encoding tRNA pseudouridine(55) synthase TruB, translating into MPEPRGFLLIDKPSGCSSFDVVRGLRKLTGIRRIGHTGTLDPLATGLLICALGSVTRLCGYLEAEDKTYSATLRLGSQTNTGDTEGDFVRQDGPIPDKLDEAFLHERVLGLKELSPPQHSALKVNGRPAYDYARKGEKLDLAPRPVRISKFGVLNYDPPDLTYVCRVSKGTYIRSLSEYIAGCIGTVGHTVALRREAIGAVDLSEAWQLDELTPENYQAAFHPPRNLFTGFEFYQPRDAELAALRNGQGIGSEGKDTDRILLLDGNDTLLGVAKRSSGFVQPVINLR; encoded by the coding sequence ATGCCTGAACCGAGAGGATTCCTGCTGATCGACAAACCGTCAGGCTGCAGCTCCTTCGACGTAGTGCGCGGACTGCGAAAGCTGACCGGGATCAGGAGGATAGGACATACCGGTACCCTTGATCCTTTAGCTACCGGGCTGCTAATCTGCGCGCTTGGCTCCGTCACCCGACTTTGCGGATACCTTGAGGCGGAGGATAAGACCTATTCAGCCACTCTGAGACTGGGCAGCCAGACCAACACCGGCGATACAGAGGGAGATTTCGTGCGTCAAGATGGCCCCATCCCGGACAAGCTGGACGAAGCCTTTCTGCATGAACGGGTGCTTGGGCTGAAGGAACTGAGCCCTCCGCAGCATTCGGCGCTGAAAGTGAATGGCCGGCCGGCTTATGACTACGCCCGCAAGGGTGAAAAGCTGGACCTTGCCCCGCGGCCCGTCCGAATCAGTAAATTCGGCGTCTTGAACTACGATCCCCCCGATTTGACCTATGTTTGCCGTGTTTCCAAGGGGACCTATATCCGCAGCTTGAGTGAATATATCGCCGGCTGTATAGGCACAGTGGGACACACGGTCGCCTTGCGGAGAGAGGCCATCGGAGCGGTTGATCTGTCAGAGGCCTGGCAACTGGACGAGCTCACGCCGGAGAATTATCAGGCTGCTTTCCACCCGCCCCGAAATCTGTTCACGGGCTTTGAATTCTACCAACCGCGGGATGCCGAACTTGCCGCGCTGAGGAACGGACAGGGTATTGGCAGCGAAGGCAAGGACACGGACCGCATCCTACTGCTGGACGGCAATGACACATTGCTTGGTGTGGCCAAACGAAGCTCAGGCTTTGTCCAGCCCGTCATAAACCTCAGGTGA
- a CDS encoding bifunctional oligoribonuclease/PAP phosphatase NrnA, which produces MKNSQKLHDKLLAQLIPGRKVGIMSHVEPDGDGFAASLALQLILKDRGLESEIIVDQDSHLERFAFLMEGASVLTYHEGMSYDLLIVLDCNSYSRVDERTGLIRDASHVILIDHHVPENGIIKTDYSFVDTSAASAGAIVFRALQSEIAALPEALRIAVANCIYVTIINDTNNFINANTNAEVFRIAAELCELGISPAQLYKEYFLNHGALEMRYIGEVLSTIELHNDGRVLYMYSTLEMQARNKLTADSIMNITRWVQGVRDIDIIAYLREEKPGEYRLSLRSPRFDVNSVAVAYGGGGHVSASGANLRGDLDSLKAELLGNLDRTLRNLPANA; this is translated from the coding sequence ATGAAAAATTCCCAGAAATTGCACGATAAACTGCTAGCCCAACTGATACCAGGCCGGAAAGTGGGCATCATGTCCCACGTTGAACCGGACGGTGACGGCTTCGCGGCCAGTCTGGCCTTGCAACTGATCCTAAAGGACAGGGGCCTTGAAAGCGAAATCATCGTGGACCAGGATTCGCATCTGGAACGCTTCGCTTTCCTGATGGAGGGAGCTTCGGTCCTCACTTACCATGAGGGCATGAGCTACGATCTGCTGATTGTGCTGGATTGCAACAGCTACAGTCGGGTGGACGAACGCACAGGCCTCATCCGGGATGCCAGCCACGTGATCCTTATTGACCATCACGTTCCGGAGAACGGCATTATCAAAACTGATTACAGCTTTGTGGATACCTCCGCGGCTTCTGCCGGGGCGATAGTTTTCAGGGCTCTGCAAAGCGAAATAGCCGCCTTGCCGGAGGCTTTGAGGATCGCGGTGGCCAACTGCATCTATGTAACGATCATCAACGACACCAACAACTTTATCAATGCCAACACAAATGCCGAGGTTTTCCGCATCGCGGCGGAACTCTGTGAATTGGGCATCTCTCCCGCACAGCTTTACAAGGAATATTTCCTCAATCACGGAGCCCTGGAGATGCGCTACATCGGCGAAGTTCTTTCCACTATCGAGCTGCACAACGATGGTCGCGTCCTCTATATGTATTCCACTCTGGAAATGCAGGCCCGCAACAAGCTCACCGCCGACTCGATCATGAACATCACCCGCTGGGTGCAGGGTGTTCGCGATATCGACATCATTGCCTACCTGAGGGAAGAGAAGCCCGGCGAATACAGGCTCAGCCTGCGTTCCCCCAGATTCGACGTTAACTCCGTTGCCGTCGCCTATGGAGGCGGAGGTCACGTGAGCGCTTCCGGGGCCAACTTGCGCGGTGATCTGGACTCGCTCAAGGCCGAATTGCTGGGCAATTTGGACCGGACTTTGCGCAATCTACCTGCGAATGCCTGA
- the infB gene encoding translation initiation factor IF-2: MQIRVHELAKELKISTMALRKHLTDLNVIVKSHMSLVDEEVADLIRRKYNEQMDAEKRAEKERKRVMEMRQAAKTAKAEPAPEAPEEVAEEAPTKPAKEKKSRKKAEKKPEPLPETPETTEPEQEKEALEAPIQPEKYVPPTREAPKHRVIVPYTQATPVQPRSKPARAKSSQVGHEEKSETRSRVESRKRSEEPRRKQEPVEPIPPVGPMKESEGKKFGKSKVSHEDLGEKSRHKRAIMGTSKKSKHKDVQLVEADEAEISRNIKKVLQKTGKKKKYHREAQQVEDGSDSPAVIREFTSVSELAKILNVSAAEIISKFFAMGQLVTINQRLDRDSLEMVCDEFKVPFSFEDEYGTDVLEGNKDLYAEVEEEPRPPVVTIMGHVDHGKTSILDYIRNTNIVAGESGGITQHIGAYQIEINKNKITFLDTPGHEAFTAMRARGANITDIAVIVVAANEGLKPQTREAIDHAKAAGVNLIIAINKIDLPDANVDRVVAQLLEYGVLLEQYGGEVPWCKTSVVTGEGILNLIELILLTSELMELKARRKMPGLAVVIEAAKDTRMGSVATILVQEGTLSKGDIIVCGATHGRIRKIENERGQDIKILNPSDVGRIYGLNEAPKAGDFLNQVDNEKTARSISSERNQIRLEREKFQNKSSLQNIFARIKEEAINELNIILKTDTDGSAEALADSLEKLSNEEVQVNIIHKSVGGINEADVSLASASNAVILGFHVRACHLARKLAEEEGVEIKLYQVIYDTIEDVRHSLEGMLKPTIEESVIGSATVRQVFKIKKVGTVAGCQVDRGVIKRGCKVRLFRNDVQVTEDDLSSLKHYADDVAEVKAGTECGLSLANFSDIKEGDVLECYVLEEVAKKL, encoded by the coding sequence GTGCAAATAAGAGTACATGAACTGGCCAAAGAACTGAAGATCAGCACCATGGCGCTGAGGAAACACCTTACCGACCTTAACGTAATCGTGAAAAGCCACATGAGCCTCGTGGACGAGGAAGTGGCGGACCTGATCCGCAGGAAATACAACGAGCAGATGGACGCGGAAAAGAGAGCGGAAAAGGAAAGGAAGCGTGTCATGGAAATGCGCCAGGCGGCCAAGACCGCCAAGGCAGAACCTGCCCCGGAAGCGCCGGAGGAGGTCGCAGAGGAAGCCCCGACCAAGCCAGCGAAAGAAAAGAAAAGCCGCAAGAAAGCCGAGAAAAAACCGGAACCCCTGCCAGAAACTCCAGAGACGACAGAGCCAGAACAGGAAAAAGAAGCGCTGGAAGCCCCCATTCAGCCGGAAAAGTATGTTCCGCCCACCCGGGAGGCACCCAAGCACCGCGTTATCGTTCCTTACACCCAAGCCACCCCGGTTCAGCCCCGGAGCAAGCCGGCGCGCGCCAAATCCTCCCAGGTCGGACATGAAGAAAAAAGCGAAACCCGGTCCCGGGTGGAATCCAGAAAGCGGTCTGAAGAACCACGCAGGAAGCAGGAACCTGTGGAGCCTATCCCTCCAGTCGGCCCTATGAAGGAGTCCGAAGGGAAGAAGTTCGGCAAGAGCAAGGTCAGCCATGAAGATCTGGGCGAAAAGAGCCGCCACAAAAGGGCCATCATGGGCACCTCCAAAAAGTCCAAGCATAAGGATGTCCAGCTCGTGGAAGCCGACGAAGCCGAAATTTCCCGCAATATCAAGAAAGTTTTGCAGAAGACTGGAAAGAAGAAAAAATACCATCGCGAAGCCCAACAGGTGGAAGACGGCAGCGACAGCCCGGCCGTCATCCGCGAATTCACCTCCGTGAGCGAACTGGCCAAGATCCTGAATGTTTCAGCGGCCGAGATCATCAGCAAGTTTTTCGCCATGGGCCAGTTGGTCACGATAAACCAGCGTCTGGACCGCGATTCGCTGGAAATGGTCTGCGATGAGTTCAAAGTACCATTCAGCTTTGAAGATGAGTACGGCACTGACGTTCTGGAAGGGAACAAAGATTTGTACGCTGAAGTGGAAGAAGAACCCCGGCCGCCCGTGGTGACCATTATGGGACACGTTGACCACGGCAAGACCTCGATTCTGGACTACATCCGCAACACAAACATCGTGGCGGGGGAATCCGGAGGCATCACCCAGCACATCGGCGCCTATCAGATCGAGATCAACAAGAACAAGATCACCTTCCTGGACACGCCCGGCCACGAAGCCTTCACCGCCATGCGGGCCAGGGGGGCGAACATTACCGACATCGCCGTGATCGTGGTGGCGGCCAACGAAGGCTTGAAACCCCAGACCCGCGAGGCCATCGACCACGCCAAAGCCGCCGGGGTGAACCTGATCATCGCCATCAACAAGATCGACCTGCCGGACGCCAACGTGGACCGCGTTGTCGCGCAGTTGCTGGAATACGGCGTTTTGCTGGAGCAGTACGGGGGAGAGGTGCCCTGGTGCAAAACCTCTGTGGTTACCGGGGAAGGCATCCTGAACCTGATCGAACTTATCCTGCTCACTTCGGAACTGATGGAACTCAAAGCCCGCCGGAAAATGCCGGGCCTGGCTGTGGTTATCGAAGCCGCCAAAGACACCCGCATGGGTTCAGTGGCCACCATCCTCGTACAGGAAGGCACCCTGAGCAAGGGGGACATCATCGTTTGCGGCGCCACCCATGGCAGAATCCGCAAAATTGAGAACGAACGCGGCCAGGACATAAAAATCCTTAATCCCTCAGATGTTGGCAGGATTTACGGTCTTAACGAGGCTCCGAAGGCCGGCGACTTCCTCAATCAGGTGGACAACGAAAAAACCGCCCGCAGCATCAGCTCCGAACGGAACCAGATCCGCCTTGAACGCGAGAAATTCCAAAACAAATCCTCGCTGCAGAATATCTTCGCCCGCATCAAGGAAGAAGCTATCAACGAGCTCAATATCATCCTGAAAACTGATACCGACGGCTCCGCCGAAGCCCTGGCTGATTCGCTGGAGAAGCTTTCCAACGAAGAAGTGCAGGTGAACATCATCCACAAGAGCGTGGGCGGCATCAATGAGGCGGACGTTAGCTTGGCCTCGGCCTCCAACGCAGTCATTTTGGGCTTCCACGTCAGGGCCTGCCATCTCGCCCGCAAACTGGCGGAGGAAGAAGGGGTGGAAATCAAACTGTATCAGGTGATCTACGATACCATCGAAGACGTACGCCATTCGCTCGAGGGAATGCTCAAACCCACAATCGAAGAGTCCGTAATCGGCTCCGCCACCGTTCGCCAGGTCTTCAAGATCAAGAAAGTGGGCACCGTCGCCGGCTGCCAGGTGGACCGTGGAGTGATCAAAAGGGGCTGCAAAGTGCGCCTTTTCCGCAACGACGTGCAGGTGACGGAAGACGACCTGTCCTCGCTGAAACACTACGCCGACGACGTGGCTGAAGTGAAGGCGGGAACGGAGTGTGGCCTTTCCCTGGCCAATTTCTCCGATATCAAGGAAGGCGACGTTTTGGAATGTTATGTGCTTGAAGAGGTGGCCAAGAAACTCTGA
- a CDS encoding T9SS type A sorting domain-containing protein, whose amino-acid sequence MKYGLILALSVLYSMSFALGILPGSGQDVWPAAEREYNFAYHQGSDDYHFYGSNIWAVRFNFAEVYPANYNSEFQVTKALLWLPQTGDSVRVELFSDYYGGPGASLAWAKVPVNSNQVEVPFSNPVQGDSLWLVVTYATNFANRFVAASAGGGEHSYYWNTNSINPYFQSLATAGFNAELLFGLAGDFVLSNFDLELVDFDLEGDLQPRQQTGPGFTLYNHSDLTVSGATVTVTVNSPGNTFTRADTIAISEPIPPRSEYVFGPQSPGYSEHQFSLPDQPMQLKVRAVARALADTLAAGNNLILLNRFSFADPYPIWLAENFLREGGSAQITTNQDPFSFPDIHILNYFPILSDSLANVAAQIRFNWYSFNTLPRTAVNGDLRLNGFSSGYGTQYEQHCLAARDLKSFVSASECRFEHIAQNDLLSGELTLANDNTLLYNIATEYNLINSTRLSVGLFKKVIFDGAERFVIDRWITHGAPLSGPLGQGEEFRLNFNLSLSDLSLDELAQNYRLYYWLQLSGGGRILYSAYSDFTNVVAVQDEVQPAPVLRVSPNPLRGDGWLKISLDKGQKLGRVRIYNLRGQKILDLEGNKAELTLAGSEFPASGVYLLRVQVPLPEGGTTTVNKRINIIK is encoded by the coding sequence GTGAAATACGGTCTGATCCTCGCCCTGAGTGTCCTCTACAGCATGTCCTTCGCCCTGGGGATCCTTCCCGGCAGCGGACAGGACGTTTGGCCTGCCGCCGAAAGGGAATACAACTTTGCCTATCACCAAGGCAGCGACGACTATCATTTTTACGGCTCCAATATCTGGGCGGTCCGCTTCAATTTCGCGGAGGTCTATCCAGCCAACTACAACAGCGAATTCCAAGTTACCAAGGCGCTGCTTTGGCTGCCTCAAACAGGGGATTCGGTGCGGGTGGAATTGTTTTCGGACTATTATGGAGGCCCGGGAGCCAGCCTGGCTTGGGCTAAGGTGCCTGTGAACTCAAATCAGGTAGAGGTTCCTTTCTCGAATCCCGTGCAGGGTGATTCCCTGTGGCTGGTGGTAACCTATGCCACCAATTTCGCCAACCGCTTTGTGGCAGCTTCCGCCGGAGGGGGCGAGCACAGCTATTACTGGAACACAAACAGCATCAACCCCTATTTCCAAAGCCTGGCCACGGCAGGCTTCAACGCGGAACTGCTCTTTGGCCTGGCGGGGGATTTTGTGCTCAGCAACTTTGATCTGGAACTCGTGGATTTCGACCTGGAGGGCGATCTCCAGCCCCGGCAGCAAACCGGCCCGGGATTCACGCTCTACAACCATTCCGACCTCACCGTGAGCGGCGCGACCGTGACCGTAACGGTCAATTCGCCGGGAAACACCTTCACCCGGGCAGACACCATCGCCATCAGCGAACCGATCCCGCCCCGCTCAGAATATGTGTTCGGCCCCCAAAGCCCCGGATACTCCGAACACCAGTTTAGCCTTCCTGACCAGCCAATGCAGCTTAAGGTCCGCGCTGTGGCACGCGCTTTGGCGGATACCCTGGCGGCAGGCAACAACCTGATCTTGCTGAACCGCTTCAGCTTCGCTGACCCTTATCCCATCTGGCTGGCGGAGAATTTCCTGCGCGAGGGCGGTTCGGCCCAGATCACCACCAACCAGGATCCTTTCTCTTTTCCAGACATCCATATATTGAACTATTTCCCCATCCTCAGCGACTCCCTGGCCAACGTGGCCGCGCAAATCAGGTTCAACTGGTACAGCTTCAACACCCTGCCCCGCACTGCGGTAAACGGGGATTTGCGCCTGAACGGGTTTTCGTCGGGTTACGGCACTCAGTATGAACAGCACTGCCTGGCCGCGCGGGACCTTAAATCATTCGTGTCGGCCTCGGAATGCCGGTTTGAGCACATTGCACAGAATGACCTGCTCAGCGGGGAACTGACCCTTGCCAACGACAATACCCTGCTCTACAACATCGCCACCGAGTATAACCTGATCAATTCCACCCGCCTGAGCGTGGGGCTCTTCAAAAAAGTCATCTTTGACGGCGCCGAGCGCTTCGTGATCGACCGCTGGATAACCCACGGAGCCCCTCTGAGCGGCCCTCTGGGCCAGGGCGAAGAATTTAGGCTGAACTTCAACCTGTCACTCAGCGACCTTTCCCTGGACGAACTGGCCCAAAACTACCGCCTCTACTACTGGCTGCAGCTTTCCGGCGGCGGCAGGATTCTCTATTCCGCCTATAGTGATTTCACCAATGTGGTTGCCGTCCAGGACGAGGTCCAGCCGGCCCCTGTGCTGAGAGTGAGCCCCAATCCGCTCAGAGGCGACGGCTGGCTGAAAATCAGCCTGGACAAGGGACAGAAACTGGGCCGGGTGAGAATCTACAACCTGCGCGGACAGAAGATTCTGGACCTGGAAGGCAACAAAGCGGAACTGACTTTGGCTGGAAGCGAATTTCCCGCCTCGGGGGTTTACCTGCTCCGGGTTCAGGTCCCCCTGCCAGAGGGCGGAACAACCACCGTTAATAAAAGGATAAACATTATAAAGTGA
- a CDS encoding 50S ribosomal protein L7Ae-like protein: MEAELTRKIINLMQFARKAGKLIAGTDACLRELNSRGLRLIVIASDTAERSVARMEAAARLALGNTGVTRISSQLELSAALGVPITGIYGITDKQFATRMLEYHSGIAKVEEPSANKST, translated from the coding sequence ATGGAAGCCGAACTCACCCGCAAAATCATCAACCTGATGCAGTTTGCCAGGAAAGCTGGGAAACTGATCGCGGGAACGGACGCCTGCCTGCGGGAGCTTAATTCCCGGGGCCTGAGGCTGATAGTCATCGCCTCGGACACCGCGGAACGCTCCGTCGCCCGGATGGAAGCCGCAGCGCGGCTGGCCCTGGGGAACACCGGCGTCACACGCATTAGCAGCCAGCTGGAGCTGAGCGCCGCCCTGGGCGTGCCCATCACAGGGATTTACGGAATAACTGACAAACAATTTGCCACCCGGATGCTGGAATATCACAGCGGCATCGCCAAAGTGGAGGAACCAAGTGCAAATAAGAGTACATGA